One genomic window of Cydia strobilella chromosome 11, ilCydStro3.1, whole genome shotgun sequence includes the following:
- the LOC134745589 gene encoding uncharacterized protein LOC134745589 has protein sequence MESPEKCCDTQFKVLSSGDYILPPPLQASIDKIVEKEGYISHKTFNRSVSTSGGNFLAELYEVDIKGSTADGDKETHIFIKNKMEDIQLSIFDIAECYSMETFFYGHLSKLYDDIQNKANIPIEERYNMVKSYDATNPNAIILENLAKKGFTTVHRMEVAPLRFAQLSVQQLARFHGLSWVLEKQHPEYFEKKIRPLKTTVQFNDNYQKFIDNMSTYTDKCVDVEKRVRLNNFKSGVLEIFKKNYFENAGSRCCLCHGDYRADNILVKKDGDNITEVIPVDYQLLYYGCPVLDFIFFIFPCTDQEFRRKHLDDLKDLYYKSLRKFLKYFNMDVESVYPRREFETEYKKRRDFGLAFGLLATPVLFTSDDDVPDIAKDDLGDISVTPDPKMDERIRGLVDDFLKWGIL, from the exons ATGGAATCACCGGAAAAATGCTGCGACACCCAATTCAAAGTTCTATCCTCTGGTGACTATATTCTACCGCCGCCATTGCAAGCATCCATtgataaaatagtagaaaaagAAGGATATATATCTCACAAAACTTTCAACAGGTCAGTCTCGACCAGCGGTGGTAACTTCTTGGCAGAACTGTACGAAGTTGACATTAAAGGATCAACTGCGGATGGCGATAAAGAGacccatatttttattaaaaataaaatggaagATATACAATTGTCTATTTTTGATATTGCAGAATGTTACAGCATGGAGACTTTCTTTTATGGACATCTCTCAAAACTGTACGATGATATACAAAACAAAGCCAACATTCCAATTGAAGAAAGATACAATATGGTTAAAAGTTATGATGCCACGAATCCGAACGCTATAATTCTGGAGAACCTTGCTAAAAAGGGCTTCACGACGGTTCATCGAATGGAGGTCGCTCCTCTTAGGTTCGCACAACTTTCTGTCCAGCAGCTGGCGAGGTTCCACGGCTTGTCCTGGGTCTTGGAAAAACAGCATCCTGAATACTTCGAAAAGAAAATTAGGCCTTTGAAAACGACAGTGCAATTTAATGACAATTACCAAAAGTTCATTGACAATATGAGCACGTATACTGATAAATGCGTGGATGTGGAGAAGCGAGTTAGATTAAACAATTTCAAATCCGGTGTTTTGGAAATCTTTAAAAAGAATTACTTTGAGAATGCTGGGAGTAGATGCTGCTTATGCCATGGAGACTACAGGGCTGACAATATTCTTGTGAAAAAA GATGGCGATAATATAACTGAAGTCATACCAGTGGACTATCAGTTGCTGTACTACGGGTGCCCTGTCCTGGACTTCATCTTTTTCATCTTCCCTTGCACCGACCAAGAGTTCAGGAGAAAACATCTTGATGATTTGAAAGATTTGTATTACAAAAGTTTAAGAAAGTTccttaaatattttaacatggACGTTGAGTCAGTGTACCCACGGCGTGAATTTGAAACAGAATACAAGAAAAGACGAGATTTTGGTCTAGCATTTGGTCTTCTGGCAACTCCTGTACTGTTCACTAGTGACGATGACGTCCCTGACATTGCTAAAGATGATTTGGGTGATATTTCTGTTACTCCAGATCCAAAAATGGATGAAAGGATCAGAGGTCTTGTAGATGATTTCCTAAAGTGGGGTATTTTGTAA